Proteins co-encoded in one Metabacillus sp. KUDC1714 genomic window:
- a CDS encoding helix-turn-helix domain-containing protein translates to MIDEQLTNIFKALGHPIRRQILDFLKDGPRTTGELNNCFQDVTRFAVMKHLNLLEEASLILIRREGRTRLNFINVVPLQQMYDRWVSKYQASDVASILKLKQVAERRNEQMEQALKHDTFQIEQEVMIEADRQTVFTSLTKDINQWWAYRLFGQESILTLDPKVGGSFLEDAGNGEGAIWGTVTYVKAYEEIRLNGLLGMRGAVNSAYSFKLEEKVNSTLLKLSHTAAGLLDPNWKDMHSHGWEELLGSFLKEYVETGKLPEERQS, encoded by the coding sequence ATGATTGACGAGCAACTTACGAACATTTTCAAAGCACTTGGTCATCCGATTAGAAGACAAATCTTAGACTTTTTAAAGGATGGACCAAGAACAACAGGTGAGCTAAATAACTGTTTTCAGGATGTTACGAGATTTGCAGTAATGAAGCATTTAAATTTATTAGAAGAGGCAAGCTTAATTTTAATTCGAAGAGAGGGTCGCACACGACTAAACTTCATAAATGTCGTCCCCCTTCAACAGATGTACGATCGCTGGGTAAGTAAATATCAAGCAAGCGATGTCGCTTCAATTTTAAAATTAAAACAAGTAGCTGAGAGGAGAAATGAACAAATGGAACAAGCATTAAAGCATGATACTTTTCAAATTGAGCAAGAGGTAATGATTGAGGCAGATCGTCAAACGGTATTTACTTCGTTAACGAAAGATATCAATCAATGGTGGGCATATCGTTTATTTGGACAAGAGTCTATATTGACCCTTGATCCTAAAGTCGGAGGAAGCTTTCTTGAAGATGCAGGTAATGGCGAAGGTGCAATTTGGGGGACTGTTACGTATGTGAAAGCTTACGAAGAAATTCGTTTAAATGGTTTATTAGGAATGCGTGGTGCGGTTAACAGTGCTTACTCATTTAAATTAGAGGAAAAAGTAAACTCTACTTTATTAAAGCTTTCTCATACAGCAGCAGGTCTGCTAGATCCGAATTGGAAAGATATGCATAGTCATGGCTGGGAGGAATTATTAGGTAGCTTTTTAAAGGAGTATGTTGAAACT
- the sigH gene encoding RNA polymerase sporulation sigma factor SigH produces MSIDIGVQQSNNYAKIGDKILIEMAQSGDSEALAFLINKYQNFVRMKARPYFLIGADKEDLVQEGMIGLYKAIRDFKEDKMASFYGFAELCITRQIITAIKTATRQKHGPLNSYVSLDKPLSNEESKYTLMDMISGEKITNPEAVIINQEKAAYIELKIAELLSDLERKVLTLYMDGQSYVEISEELNTHIKSIDNALQRVKRKLERHLEIKTAI; encoded by the coding sequence GTGAGTATAGACATCGGAGTACAACAGAGTAATAATTATGCTAAGATTGGTGATAAAATTTTGATAGAGATGGCTCAAAGTGGAGATAGTGAGGCATTGGCATTTTTAATAAATAAATATCAAAATTTTGTTCGTATGAAGGCAAGACCCTATTTTTTAATTGGTGCAGATAAAGAAGATCTTGTTCAAGAGGGAATGATTGGTTTATATAAAGCGATTCGTGACTTTAAAGAGGACAAGATGGCCTCTTTTTATGGTTTTGCTGAACTTTGTATCACACGACAAATAATAACGGCAATCAAAACCGCAACTCGTCAAAAACATGGACCACTAAATTCGTATGTATCCCTGGACAAGCCTCTTTCTAATGAGGAATCAAAATACACACTTATGGATATGATTTCTGGAGAAAAAATAACGAATCCGGAAGCAGTAATTATTAATCAAGAAAAAGCTGCTTATATCGAACTAAAAATAGCAGAATTGCTTAGTGATTTGGAAAGAAAAGTGTTGACCTTATATATGGATGGTCAATCCTATGTGGAAATTTCTGAAGAATTAAACACTCATATAAAGTCGATTGATAATGCTCTTCAGCGAGTAAAAAGGAAACTAGAACGACACCTAGAAATAAAAACGGCTATCTAA
- a CDS encoding DUF6359 domain-containing protein, which translates to MGDKGVYRILSFFMILALVLPSLLLNFTPEVKAEEAPRTVAEAIASNSSIENVTVEGYIIGYTTGTTSFDFEAPFAGNTNIAIADVSSEKDGAKIMPVQLPSSPSTIRENFGLVTNPSIVGKKVRITAKIETYFSKPGLKSLTSIEFVDGTDPVDPEPVTPGEPISIADARTKTGQEVTVIGTVTADNSAIGGGRLSTYIQDETAGINIFALNSASFPELTEGKQIKITGTITSYKGLTEIAPIANGIEVLSENNQLPQANEMTLIDLNNESIAEPKEGQIVKVKGYVNSVPSSPAGGGYNVSVIDEEFNSTTIRIMEATSAISAVEAGKWYEFTGVLSQYDSYQVLPRKQGDIQLLDPQPEAPQSAGEYSSTVKSVVDGDTIHLETPVLGSTKVRYVNIDTPETYHSPQNEADQNQLDHGNKAKAYLNELLKPGDEVIVKLGDEVTDDYGRLLAQVIRKSDNLNTNLEMVKKGYASTYFIWPVGNEADYNMFQTAVKEAKAAGLGIWNPNDLLMELPFAFRAREEGKGFTRFVGNSDTKKYVTPEEWENVPVEKRIFFASAQEAEVNGYSAGSGNEEADNISVQLLGVNDLHGKVDITGTVSGVNYGRMDYLAAHLRQRETTNPNTLIVHAGDMVGGSSPVSALLQDEPTVEMMESIGFDVGTVGNHEFDEGVDEMMRLINGGDHENGTPNYDGIDFPMVAANVEYKESGSLVLDPYAIKEVDGAKIGFIGVATVDTPNMIISKGNEHIQFTDEAEAINKYVPELQEQGVEAIVILAHVPGNQSGETASGDIASIATKVNDAVDVIFAAHNHVKLNAVVDNKLIVQAWEYGKAFSDIELEIDRLSGDIVKKSADIVDVVQTDITPDTEVKAILDNYLEAVGPKLNEVIGVAESEMAGGYTQKGLIGDNALGNLIADGMAAAMDSDFALMNGGGIRDDLNAGEITWNELFNIQPFGNTLVKLEVTGSDMRAIINSQFSSYGPDVSIAGFSYTWDSIKGSYGEVIDMYLPDGSKLDPDKTYTVTVNNYMYPHTSDKYRIAELGENPVQGQEDLQATVDYVKSIEGSIEYTAEGRISEDFTAPVTTHTLTAPDKDNGEYSEEAGITLTASDAGVGLGHIEYKLNDGQWTTYEQSITVKDEGENTLSYRAIDKVHNVEDTKTVTFLIKQPTIDDVRKLIKEKDLNFGLERALSIQIGRVENNLELAERYPQFEELFTNRAISILGTLSKMVKHLPKKQISDQEKQEIADLLDEVIFSIEDK; encoded by the coding sequence ATGGGGGATAAAGGAGTATATAGGATTCTATCATTTTTCATGATTCTAGCATTAGTACTACCAAGTCTGTTATTAAATTTTACACCAGAAGTAAAAGCGGAGGAAGCACCACGTACTGTTGCAGAGGCTATTGCAAGTAATTCAAGTATTGAGAATGTAACTGTAGAAGGATATATCATAGGATATACGACTGGCACAACTTCATTTGATTTTGAAGCACCGTTTGCTGGTAATACGAATATTGCGATAGCAGATGTATCCTCGGAAAAAGATGGCGCTAAAATTATGCCAGTACAGCTCCCTAGTTCCCCTAGTACTATTAGAGAAAACTTTGGACTAGTAACAAATCCTAGTATTGTTGGGAAAAAGGTTAGAATCACTGCAAAAATCGAAACCTATTTTTCTAAACCAGGTCTGAAATCACTAACCTCTATAGAATTTGTGGATGGAACTGACCCAGTTGATCCAGAGCCTGTAACACCAGGTGAACCTATTTCAATTGCGGATGCCCGGACAAAAACAGGACAAGAAGTGACCGTCATAGGTACAGTTACGGCTGACAATTCGGCTATTGGTGGTGGTAGATTATCTACATATATTCAAGATGAAACAGCGGGTATAAACATTTTTGCGTTAAATTCAGCTAGTTTTCCAGAATTAACTGAAGGCAAGCAAATTAAAATTACCGGTACGATTACTTCGTATAAGGGCTTAACCGAAATTGCACCAATCGCAAATGGGATTGAAGTTTTATCAGAAAATAATCAATTGCCACAAGCGAATGAAATGACATTAATAGATTTAAATAATGAAAGTATAGCAGAGCCAAAAGAAGGACAAATTGTTAAAGTAAAAGGTTATGTTAACAGTGTTCCAAGTTCACCTGCTGGTGGCGGATACAATGTTTCTGTAATTGACGAAGAATTTAATAGTACAACAATTCGAATTATGGAAGCAACGAGTGCGATTTCAGCAGTGGAAGCTGGAAAATGGTATGAATTTACCGGCGTGTTAAGTCAATATGATTCATACCAGGTATTACCTCGTAAGCAAGGGGATATTCAATTACTAGATCCACAACCAGAAGCACCACAATCTGCTGGAGAGTATTCTTCTACAGTGAAAAGTGTTGTTGATGGTGACACGATTCATTTAGAAACACCTGTTTTAGGATCAACAAAGGTTCGATATGTAAACATTGATACACCAGAAACCTATCATTCTCCACAAAATGAAGCAGATCAAAATCAATTAGATCATGGAAACAAAGCCAAAGCTTATTTAAATGAGCTTTTAAAGCCTGGTGATGAGGTTATTGTTAAACTTGGAGATGAAGTTACAGATGATTATGGGCGTTTATTAGCACAAGTCATTCGAAAAAGCGATAATTTGAACACAAACTTAGAGATGGTGAAAAAAGGATATGCATCAACTTACTTTATATGGCCAGTAGGTAATGAAGCTGATTACAATATGTTTCAAACAGCGGTAAAAGAAGCAAAAGCTGCAGGATTAGGCATTTGGAATCCAAATGATCTGTTAATGGAATTACCTTTTGCCTTCCGTGCGAGAGAAGAAGGGAAAGGGTTTACTAGATTTGTAGGAAACTCAGATACAAAGAAATATGTGACTCCAGAAGAATGGGAGAATGTACCGGTAGAAAAAAGAATTTTCTTTGCAAGTGCACAAGAAGCAGAAGTAAATGGCTATTCTGCAGGTAGTGGCAATGAAGAAGCTGACAATATTAGTGTTCAGTTATTAGGTGTGAATGACCTTCACGGTAAAGTAGATATTACGGGAACCGTAAGTGGTGTGAACTACGGCCGTATGGATTATCTAGCAGCACACTTACGTCAGCGTGAAACAACAAATCCGAATACTTTAATTGTCCATGCTGGTGATATGGTTGGTGGAAGCTCACCTGTATCTGCCCTATTACAAGACGAGCCAACAGTTGAAATGATGGAATCCATTGGATTTGATGTAGGTACTGTAGGAAACCACGAGTTTGATGAAGGTGTCGATGAAATGATGCGACTTATTAATGGAGGTGACCATGAAAATGGGACACCAAATTATGATGGAATTGACTTTCCTATGGTTGCAGCAAACGTAGAGTATAAAGAATCAGGTTCCTTAGTTTTGGATCCTTACGCAATTAAAGAAGTAGATGGGGCGAAAATTGGCTTTATTGGGGTAGCGACTGTCGATACACCAAACATGATCATTTCAAAAGGAAATGAGCATATTCAATTCACAGACGAAGCGGAAGCTATAAACAAATACGTACCAGAGCTTCAAGAACAAGGTGTTGAAGCCATCGTCATTTTGGCGCATGTACCTGGAAACCAATCAGGTGAAACTGCTTCTGGTGATATCGCAAGCATCGCAACGAAAGTAAATGATGCAGTTGACGTTATTTTTGCAGCACATAACCATGTAAAGCTAAATGCTGTTGTTGATAATAAATTGATTGTCCAAGCATGGGAATATGGAAAAGCATTTTCTGATATTGAGCTTGAAATCGATCGTTTATCAGGTGATATCGTAAAAAAATCTGCTGATATTGTGGATGTTGTTCAAACTGACATTACTCCAGATACAGAAGTGAAAGCCATTTTAGATAATTATTTAGAAGCAGTAGGTCCTAAACTAAACGAAGTAATTGGGGTAGCAGAATCAGAAATGGCCGGAGGATATACACAAAAAGGATTAATTGGTGACAATGCACTTGGAAACTTAATTGCAGATGGTATGGCTGCAGCAATGGATAGTGACTTCGCCTTAATGAATGGTGGGGGGATCCGTGATGATCTAAATGCGGGTGAGATAACATGGAATGAACTATTCAACATCCAACCATTCGGCAACACATTGGTTAAACTTGAAGTAACAGGTTCAGATATGCGAGCGATTATCAATAGCCAATTTAGCAGCTACGGTCCTGACGTAAGTATTGCTGGGTTTAGCTATACATGGGATAGCATAAAGGGATCCTATGGTGAAGTGATTGATATGTATTTACCAGATGGTTCAAAGCTAGATCCAGATAAGACATATACTGTTACGGTAAATAACTATATGTACCCTCATACTAGTGACAAATACCGTATTGCTGAGCTTGGTGAAAATCCTGTACAAGGTCAAGAAGACTTACAGGCTACAGTTGATTATGTGAAAAGTATCGAAGGGTCGATTGAGTATACCGCGGAAGGTCGTATTTCGGAAGATTTCACAGCACCAGTAACGACACATACTTTAACAGCACCAGATAAAGACAATGGTGAATACTCAGAAGAAGCAGGAATAACTCTAACTGCTTCAGATGCTGGTGTTGGTTTAGGGCATATTGAATACAAACTAAATGATGGTCAATGGACAACATATGAACAGTCTATCACCGTAAAAGATGAAGGTGAAAACACTTTATCTTATCGTGCGATTGATAAGGTTCATAATGTTGAAGATACGAAGACAGTAACATTTTTAATTAAACAGCCAACGATTGATGATGTGAGAAAACTCATAAAAGAAAAAGATTTAAATTTCGGATTAGAACGGGCTCTTTCCATTCAAATTGGAAGGGTTGAAAATAACCTAGAGTTAGCTGAGAGGTATCCTCAATTTGAGGAACTTTTTACAAACCGTGCAATTTCTATTCTTGGCACTTTGTCAAAAATGGTTAAACACTTACCGAAAAAGCAAATATCAGATCAAGAGAAGCAAGAAATTGCAGATCTTCTAGATGAAGTTATTTTTAGTATCGAAGATAAATAA
- a CDS encoding sigma-54 interaction domain-containing protein, giving the protein MFLESFETKQMLEAILGSIDEAIHAVNSEGITIFYNKVAAIHDGVEIDEVLGKHVLDVFPSLTSQTSTLLKVIETGKPIYQQSQTYKNSKGQLIDTVNTTIPIHVGERNVGAVEIAKDLSRVKQLAEKLIELQQKVNNKKAKPSSTSGATYKWDDLITNCDSMKNVKMLGKRAAESSSPVMIYGETGTGKELLVQSIHNESSRKNRPFIAQNCSSLPESLLESILFGTKKGSFTGAVDRAGLFELAHGGTLFLDEIHTMPLDFQTKLLRVLEDGIIRRVGGIESYVVDVRIIVAMNEHPFECIEKKLLRSDLYFRLNVFFIELPPLRERNGDIPILVDHFIKKYNYLLNKLVINVDQKVLAKLEKHHWQGNVRELEHTIEYAVNMTDGDMMTLNDLPAFFKESATDERINLKPLRVTVEQTEKRLIQQALRVTKGNVLKASSILELPRQTLQYKMKKYSIQAEQT; this is encoded by the coding sequence ATGTTTTTAGAGTCTTTTGAAACAAAGCAAATGCTTGAAGCAATTTTAGGAAGTATTGACGAAGCGATTCATGCCGTTAACTCTGAAGGCATAACGATTTTTTATAATAAGGTCGCTGCAATTCATGACGGAGTCGAGATTGATGAAGTACTTGGGAAGCATGTACTTGATGTATTTCCATCATTAACAAGTCAAACAAGCACGCTTTTGAAAGTCATCGAAACCGGAAAACCGATCTACCAGCAATCTCAAACCTATAAAAATAGTAAAGGACAATTAATTGATACAGTAAACACAACGATACCGATACATGTAGGGGAACGAAATGTTGGAGCGGTTGAGATTGCAAAGGATTTATCAAGGGTAAAACAATTAGCTGAGAAGCTTATTGAGCTTCAACAAAAAGTGAATAATAAAAAAGCGAAACCGTCATCTACTTCAGGAGCAACATATAAATGGGATGATCTTATTACGAACTGTGATTCAATGAAAAATGTAAAGATGTTAGGAAAACGGGCTGCAGAAAGTTCATCTCCTGTAATGATATACGGTGAAACAGGGACAGGAAAAGAATTACTTGTTCAGTCTATTCACAATGAATCCTCGCGTAAAAATAGACCGTTTATCGCACAAAACTGTTCATCTTTACCAGAATCCTTACTAGAAAGTATATTATTTGGAACGAAAAAAGGTAGCTTTACGGGGGCTGTTGATCGAGCTGGTTTGTTTGAACTTGCCCATGGTGGTACGCTATTTCTTGATGAAATTCATACGATGCCATTAGACTTTCAAACAAAGCTTTTACGTGTACTAGAGGATGGGATAATTAGGAGAGTTGGGGGCATTGAGTCGTATGTCGTTGATGTGAGAATCATTGTTGCAATGAATGAGCATCCATTTGAGTGTATCGAAAAGAAGCTATTACGTTCTGATTTATATTTCCGCTTGAATGTCTTTTTTATTGAGCTCCCACCCTTAAGAGAAAGAAATGGGGATATCCCTATATTGGTGGATCATTTTATTAAAAAGTATAACTATCTCCTCAATAAGCTCGTCATCAATGTTGATCAAAAGGTACTTGCCAAGCTTGAAAAACATCATTGGCAAGGGAATGTCCGTGAATTAGAGCATACAATTGAATATGCAGTGAATATGACAGACGGTGACATGATGACATTGAATGATTTGCCCGCTTTTTTTAAAGAATCGGCAACAGACGAAAGGATTAACTTAAAGCCATTAAGAGTAACTGTTGAACAGACTGAAAAAAGGCTAATTCAACAGGCATTAAGAGTAACGAAAGGAAATGTCCTCAAAGCCTCATCCATCTTAGAACTCCCAAGACAAACACTTCAATATAAAATGAAAAAGTACAGTATTCAAGCAGAACAAACATAG
- the ablB gene encoding putative beta-lysine N-acetyltransferase has product MKPAYETKSIKTLDYSVLLYLDFFNERLRVDNYRGNMSRILHELNQILDKNSFTKVIFFARPEHWQQLLTRGFELEAIIKGFFNGTDNYVMTCYKEISRRTNKYWIQEDTILHTIQEKERKQIEATIPDHYHFRKATSLDAKKLAELYALVFEIYPTPMNDPKYVKSMIEAGTIFYIVECDKQLVSAASADINRVFHHAEITDCATLPEHRKYGLMKKLLIHLEADLKSSGIFCAFSIARALSFGMNAAFYQLGYQYNGRLTNNCYIFDKLEDMNVWVKDLSG; this is encoded by the coding sequence ATGAAACCAGCCTATGAAACGAAAAGTATAAAAACCTTGGATTATTCAGTCCTGCTTTATCTTGATTTTTTTAATGAACGACTACGTGTCGATAATTACCGGGGAAATATGTCAAGGATACTTCATGAGCTTAATCAAATACTCGACAAAAACTCGTTTACGAAAGTTATCTTTTTTGCAAGACCTGAGCATTGGCAGCAATTATTAACAAGAGGATTTGAACTAGAAGCGATAATTAAAGGTTTTTTCAATGGCACGGACAATTATGTAATGACCTGTTACAAAGAGATTAGCCGAAGAACGAATAAATATTGGATACAAGAAGATACAATCCTTCATACAATCCAGGAAAAGGAAAGAAAACAAATAGAAGCGACGATACCTGATCACTATCATTTCCGAAAAGCAACCAGTTTAGACGCGAAGAAGCTTGCCGAGCTTTATGCTTTGGTGTTTGAAATTTATCCAACTCCGATGAATGATCCAAAATATGTAAAAAGTATGATTGAGGCCGGAACCATTTTCTATATTGTTGAATGTGACAAACAGCTTGTCAGTGCAGCTTCAGCAGATATAAATCGTGTTTTTCATCATGCTGAAATAACCGATTGTGCGACATTACCTGAACATAGAAAATATGGATTGATGAAAAAACTACTTATTCATCTCGAAGCAGATCTAAAGAGTAGCGGCATTTTTTGTGCATTTTCGATTGCACGAGCCCTTTCGTTTGGGATGAATGCAGCTTTTTATCAGCTTGGCTATCAGTACAACGGAAGATTAACGAACAACTGCTATATTTTTGATAAATTAGAAGACATGAATGTTTGGGTAAAGGATCTGTCCGGATAG
- the kamA gene encoding lysine 2,3-aminomutase: MLHDLYKPKRHWKDIGLWKDVPEGKWNDWIWQLTNTIRTLDDLKKVIDLTPEEEEGVRISTKTIPLNITPYYAALMNQTDVRCPIRMQSVPIGEEIHKTKYDLEDPLEEDEDSPVAGLTHRYPDRVLFLVTNQCSMYCRYCTRRRFSGQIGMGVPKKQLDGAIDYIRNTPEVRDVLLSGGDGLLINDNILEYILKNLREIPHVEIIRIGTRAPVVFPQRITENLCSILKKYHPVWLNTHFNTSIEITEESKRACEMLVDAGVPVGNQAVILAGINDSVPIMKKLMHDLVKIRVRPYYIYQCDLSEGIGHFRAPISKGLEIIEGLRGHTSGYAVPTFVVDAPGGGGKITLQPNYLISQSPTKTVLRNFEGVITTYPEPENYVAGRANDYFNGIYQSHDMKPTKTGISGLLNDEQFNLVPDSLDRYDRRQSFQQSPTYSTLKEKREKRDELKEKKYQAQLKKENKDTE, from the coding sequence ATGTTACATGATTTATATAAACCGAAACGGCATTGGAAAGACATTGGATTATGGAAGGATGTTCCAGAGGGAAAATGGAATGATTGGATTTGGCAGTTAACAAATACGATTCGCACACTTGATGACTTAAAAAAGGTTATTGACTTAACACCTGAAGAAGAAGAAGGAGTACGAATTTCTACAAAAACAATTCCACTAAATATTACCCCATACTATGCAGCTTTAATGAACCAAACTGATGTAAGATGTCCAATTAGAATGCAATCCGTTCCGATAGGGGAAGAAATACACAAAACGAAATATGATTTGGAAGACCCGCTTGAAGAGGATGAAGATTCACCTGTTGCAGGCCTAACACATCGATACCCTGATCGTGTTTTGTTTCTCGTCACAAACCAATGCTCAATGTATTGTCGTTATTGTACCAGAAGACGCTTTTCGGGTCAGATTGGCATGGGCGTTCCGAAAAAACAGCTAGATGGAGCGATTGACTATATTCGCAATACACCAGAAGTTCGCGATGTATTACTTTCAGGTGGAGACGGATTATTAATTAATGACAACATTCTTGAATATATTTTAAAAAACCTAAGAGAAATTCCACACGTCGAAATTATCCGAATTGGCACAAGAGCGCCAGTTGTCTTCCCACAGAGAATTACGGAAAATCTCTGCTCAATATTAAAAAAATATCATCCAGTTTGGCTTAATACCCATTTCAATACGTCAATTGAAATTACGGAAGAATCAAAACGTGCTTGTGAAATGCTCGTTGATGCAGGAGTCCCTGTTGGCAACCAGGCAGTTATTTTAGCGGGTATAAACGACAGTGTTCCAATTATGAAAAAACTAATGCATGATTTAGTGAAAATTCGTGTCCGTCCATATTATATTTATCAATGTGATTTATCTGAGGGGATTGGACATTTCCGAGCACCGATATCAAAAGGGCTTGAGATTATTGAGGGGTTACGTGGACACACAAGTGGATATGCAGTACCAACCTTTGTCGTCGATGCACCTGGTGGTGGAGGTAAAATTACTTTACAGCCAAATTATCTGATTTCTCAAAGTCCTACAAAGACAGTTTTACGCAATTTTGAAGGTGTTATTACCACTTACCCAGAACCAGAAAATTATGTTGCTGGGCGTGCAAATGATTATTTTAATGGAATTTATCAAAGCCACGATATGAAACCAACGAAAACAGGAATTAGTGGCTTATTAAATGATGAGCAATTTAATCTTGTTCCAGATTCACTTGATCGCTATGATCGCAGACAGAGTTTTCAACAAAGCCCAACTTATTCAACATTGAAAGAGAAGCGTGAAAAGCGTGATGAATTAAAAGAGAAAAAGTATCAAGCACAACTAAAAAAGGAAAACAAAGACACGGAGTAA
- a CDS encoding YokU family protein has product MNCEWCDESTVEEITCTVYWELPDGTRAIEITETPGMKCSSCGMEYQSEDTIEALEDQLLLIDTSKLGKEVSYESLMAQPKLLKRNYFKF; this is encoded by the coding sequence ATGAACTGTGAATGGTGTGATGAGTCAACAGTCGAAGAAATCACCTGTACCGTTTATTGGGAACTTCCAGATGGAACACGTGCAATTGAAATAACCGAAACACCTGGAATGAAGTGTTCTTCATGTGGAATGGAATATCAATCAGAAGATACGATTGAGGCGCTCGAAGATCAGCTTTTATTAATTGATACGAGTAAGCTTGGAAAAGAAGTTTCTTATGAATCATTGATGGCTCAACCGAAATTGTTAAAAAGAAATTATTTTAAATTTTAG
- a CDS encoding aspartate aminotransferase family protein translates to MKRSLLIKPMMNDMYPTATHGDGIYLYDDTGKRYIDGSSGAVTASIGHRVPEIIEAMHEQAKKISFVYRSQFTSEPAEKLARKLNELVDANQDYWSFFVNSGSEATETAMKIAIQHWQEQGDFRKHKILSRWVSYHGITLGALSMSGHVKRRERFVPLLEDFPSVSPPYCYRCPFKQIYPDCQLFCANELETAITRIGAEHIAAFIAEPIIGAAGGVIVPPKGYYQQLSDICERNNILFIADEVMTGIGRTGKMLGMDHWGIKPDIIALGKGMSAGYTAIAASLASEKVMKPILLGSGSIMSGHTYSANPQSAAVALAVLEYIETNRLVEKVEESGVYLLQKLQELKNRVDIIGDVRGKGLMIGVEFVADHKTKQPFSAKADITSKVVEKARDKGLLIYPASAGNEGANGDAVIISPPFVITKPEMDQLVDIFKETLLEVQHDLS, encoded by the coding sequence ATGAAACGTTCGTTATTGATTAAACCAATGATGAATGACATGTACCCAACTGCTACCCATGGTGATGGGATCTATCTGTATGATGATACTGGAAAGAGGTATATAGATGGGTCCTCAGGTGCTGTCACAGCAAGTATTGGTCATCGGGTGCCTGAAATTATTGAAGCGATGCATGAGCAAGCAAAAAAGATCTCCTTTGTGTATCGTTCACAATTTACATCAGAGCCAGCAGAGAAGCTCGCCCGAAAATTAAATGAGCTAGTAGATGCCAATCAGGACTATTGGTCATTCTTCGTCAATAGTGGCTCTGAGGCAACAGAAACGGCGATGAAGATTGCCATCCAGCATTGGCAGGAGCAGGGAGATTTTCGGAAACATAAAATTCTATCACGCTGGGTAAGTTATCACGGCATCACGCTTGGAGCCTTGTCAATGTCAGGGCATGTCAAACGACGGGAACGGTTTGTACCATTATTAGAAGACTTCCCAAGCGTATCACCTCCATATTGTTACCGCTGTCCATTTAAGCAAATATATCCTGATTGTCAGTTGTTTTGTGCCAATGAATTAGAAACAGCGATTACCCGGATCGGTGCCGAGCATATTGCAGCATTTATTGCTGAACCAATTATAGGTGCTGCTGGTGGTGTCATTGTTCCACCAAAAGGCTATTATCAACAATTATCAGACATTTGTGAACGAAATAACATTTTATTTATTGCTGATGAAGTGATGACAGGCATTGGCCGTACCGGGAAAATGTTAGGGATGGATCATTGGGGAATAAAGCCTGATATTATCGCTCTTGGAAAGGGAATGAGTGCAGGCTATACAGCGATCGCAGCTTCGCTTGCTAGTGAGAAGGTTATGAAACCCATTTTACTTGGTTCAGGGTCGATTATGAGCGGTCATACCTATAGCGCTAATCCGCAATCGGCTGCGGTTGCCTTAGCGGTACTTGAATATATAGAAACGAATAGATTGGTAGAAAAAGTGGAAGAAAGTGGCGTCTACTTGCTACAAAAGCTACAAGAACTAAAAAACAGGGTTGACATAATTGGTGATGTTCGTGGAAAAGGTTTAATGATTGGTGTGGAGTTTGTCGCCGATCACAAGACAAAGCAACCGTTTAGTGCAAAAGCTGACATTACAAGTAAAGTTGTTGAAAAAGCTAGAGACAAAGGACTGCTTATTTATCCGGCATCTGCGGGGAACGAGGGAGCTAATGGTGATGCAGTGATAATTTCTCCGCCGTTTGTCATTACAAAACCAGAAATGGATCAATTAGTTGATATTTTCAAAGAAACGCTACTTGAGGTTCAGCATGACCTTAGTTAG